Proteins encoded together in one Bombus pascuorum chromosome 16, iyBomPasc1.1, whole genome shotgun sequence window:
- the LOC132915351 gene encoding E3 ubiquitin-protein ligase XIAP-like: protein MLPMQTINPMSSVPSTSRGIQERCDLRFETARLLTFRNWPVYVAIPLAAAGFFYTGTSNTIKCFVCQVKLNYRLEPNTPMQIHKAYSPECGFVRNQNCGNVPMKRQSRLGSRTVSKEANSKYDTYESRLGTFATWPNTHIKSEELADAGFYFNGVNDTVVCHHCGIAMDNWSPGEDPWNRHAISSPGCCYTIKARGLEYIKNVTGQDFYETPTEARIETTVGNHERSHDENETDEMTLVEKCAALEQENQELEDARSCKVCMRREATIAFLPCGHLATCNYCAPAFLKCIICREEVKAVVRIASA, encoded by the exons ATGTTGCCGATGCAAACGATTAATCCAATGTCGTCGGTTCCATCGACGTCGCGTGGCATTCAAGAACGATGTGATCTTCGTTTTGAAACAGCAAGACTCTTGACTTTTCGAAACTGGCCTGTATATGTTGCCATTCCCCTTGCAGCAGCAGGATTCTTTTATACGGGCACATCGAATacaatcaaatgtttcgtgtgTCAAGTGAAGTTAAATTACCGTTTAGAGCCTAATACTCCCATGCAAATTCACAAGGCATATTCACCAGAGTGCGGATTCGTCCGCAATCAAAATTGCGGCAATGTGCCAATGAAAAGACAGAGCCGCTTGGGATCAAGAACAGTTAGCAAAGaagcaaattcgaaatatGATACTTACGAATCCAGATTAGGCACATTCGCAACATGGCctaatacacatataaaaagtgaagaaTTAGCCGATGCAGGCTTCTACTTCAACGGAGTAAATGATACGGTTGTCTGTCACCATTGTGGAATTGCTATGGACAATTGGAGTCCAGGAGAAGATCCGTGGAATCGACATGCAATTTCGTCTCCTGGATGTTGTTATACAATCAAAGCACGGGGTttggaatatattaagaatgtaACAGGCCAAGACTTCTACGAAACTCCTACAGAA gcaCGAATAGAAACTACAGTTGGCAATCATGAGAGATCccatgatgaaaatgaaactgacGAGATGACTCTCGTTGAGAAATGTG ctGCTCTGGAACAAGAAAATCAGGAATTGGAGGATGCTCGATCGTGTAAAGTTTGCATGAGACGAGAAGCAACAATTGCATTCCTACCTTGCGGACATCTCGCAACATGTAATTATTGCGCCCCTGCTTTTCTGAAATGCATAATTTGCCGGGAAGAAGTTAAAGCTGTAGTTCGTATAGCTTCTGCTTAA